The following proteins are encoded in a genomic region of Capra hircus breed San Clemente chromosome 16, ASM170441v1, whole genome shotgun sequence:
- the LHX9 gene encoding LIM/homeobox protein Lhx9 isoform X1, translating into MEIVGCRAEDSSCPFRPPAMLFHGISGGHIQGIMEEMERRSKSEARLAKGAQLNGRDAGMPPLSPEKPALCAGCGGKIADRYYLLAVDKQWHLRCLKCCECKLALESELTCFAKDGSIYCKEDYYRRFSVQRCARCHLGISASEMVMRARDSVYHLSCFTCSTCNKTLTTGDHFGMKGNLVYCRAHFETLLQGEYPPQLSYTELAAKSGGLALPYFNGTGTVQKGRPRKRKSPALGVDIVNYNSGCNENEADHLDRDQQPYPPSQKTKRMRTSFKHHQLRTMKSYFAINHNPDAKDLKQLAQKTGLTKRVLQVWFQNARAKFRRNLLRQENGGVDKADGTSLPAPPSADSGALSPPGTATTLTDLPNPSLTVVTAVTSSMDSHESASPSQTTLTNLF; encoded by the exons ATGGAAATAGTGGGGTGCCGAGCAGAAGACAGCTCGTGTCCTTTCCGCCCCCCAGCCATGCTCTTCCACGGGATCTCTGGAGGCCACATCCAAGGCATCATGGAAGAGATGGAGCGCAGATCCAAGAGCGAGGCCCGCCTGGCCAAAGGCGCCCAGCTCAACGGCCGCGACGCG GGCATGCCCCCGCTGAGCCCGGAGAAGCCCGCCCTGTGCGCTGGCTGCGGGGGCAAGATCGCCGACAGGTACTACCTGCTGGCCGTGGACAAGCAGTGGCACCTGAGGTGCCTGAAGTGCTGTGAATGTAAGCTGGCGCTCGAGTCCGAGCTCACCTGCTTCGCCAAGGACGGCAGCATTTACTGCAAGGAGGATTACTACAG AAGGTTCTCTGTGCAGAGATGTGCCCGCTGCCACCTCGGCATCTCCGCCTCCGAGATGGTCATGCGCGCCCGAGACTCCGTCTACCACCTGAGCTGTTTCACCTGCTCCACGTGCAACAAGACCCTGACCACGGGCGACCACTTTGGCATGAAGGGCAACCTGGTGTACTGCCGCGCCCACTTCGAGACCCTCTTGCAAGGAGAGTATCCGCCGCAGCTGAGCTACACCGAGCTGGCGGCCAAGAGCGGCGGCTTGGCCCTGCCTTACTTCAACGGCACCGGCACCGTGCAGAAGGGGCGGCCCCGGAAACGGAAGAGCCCAGCGCTAGGGGTGGACATCGTCAATTACAACTCAG GTTGTAACGAGAACGAGGCCGACCACTTGGACCGGGATCAGCAGCCTTACCCGCCCTCGCAGAAGACCAAGCGCATGCGCACCTCCTTCAAGCATCACCAGCTACGGACCATGAAATCCTACTTCGCCATCAACCACAACCCGGACGCCAAGGACCTCAAGCAACTTGCTCAGAAAACGGGCCTGACCAAAAGAGTTCTGCAG GTTTGGTTCCAAAACGCACGAGCCAAATTCAGAAGGAACCTTTTGCGGCAGGAGAATGGGGGTGTTGATAAAGCCGATGGCACGTCGCTTCCGGCCCCGCCCTCGGCAGACAGCGGCGCGCTGAGTCCACCGGGCACTGCGACCACTTTAACAGACCTGCCCAATCCCTCTCTCACTGTAGTGACAGCCGTGACCTCTAGCATGGACAGCCACGAGTCCGCGAGCCCCTCGCAGACTACCTTAACGAACCTTTTCTAA
- the LHX9 gene encoding LIM/homeobox protein Lhx9 isoform X2 gives MEIVGCRAEDSSCPFRPPAMLFHGISGGHIQGIMEEMERRSKSEARLAKGAQLNGRDAGMPPLSPEKPALCAGCGGKIADRYYLLAVDKQWHLRCLKCCECKLALESELTCFAKDGSIYCKEDYYRRFSVQRCARCHLGISASEMVMRARDSVYHLSCFTCSTCNKTLTTGDHFGMKGNLVYCRAHFETLLQGEYPPQLSYTELAAKSGGLALPYFNGTGTVQKGRPRKRKSPALGVDIVNYNSGCNENEADHLDRDQQPYPPSQKTKRMRTSFKHHQLRTMKSYFAINHNPDAKDLKQLAQKTGLTKRVLQGEQILGHYSQTSRRLKIP, from the exons ATGGAAATAGTGGGGTGCCGAGCAGAAGACAGCTCGTGTCCTTTCCGCCCCCCAGCCATGCTCTTCCACGGGATCTCTGGAGGCCACATCCAAGGCATCATGGAAGAGATGGAGCGCAGATCCAAGAGCGAGGCCCGCCTGGCCAAAGGCGCCCAGCTCAACGGCCGCGACGCG GGCATGCCCCCGCTGAGCCCGGAGAAGCCCGCCCTGTGCGCTGGCTGCGGGGGCAAGATCGCCGACAGGTACTACCTGCTGGCCGTGGACAAGCAGTGGCACCTGAGGTGCCTGAAGTGCTGTGAATGTAAGCTGGCGCTCGAGTCCGAGCTCACCTGCTTCGCCAAGGACGGCAGCATTTACTGCAAGGAGGATTACTACAG AAGGTTCTCTGTGCAGAGATGTGCCCGCTGCCACCTCGGCATCTCCGCCTCCGAGATGGTCATGCGCGCCCGAGACTCCGTCTACCACCTGAGCTGTTTCACCTGCTCCACGTGCAACAAGACCCTGACCACGGGCGACCACTTTGGCATGAAGGGCAACCTGGTGTACTGCCGCGCCCACTTCGAGACCCTCTTGCAAGGAGAGTATCCGCCGCAGCTGAGCTACACCGAGCTGGCGGCCAAGAGCGGCGGCTTGGCCCTGCCTTACTTCAACGGCACCGGCACCGTGCAGAAGGGGCGGCCCCGGAAACGGAAGAGCCCAGCGCTAGGGGTGGACATCGTCAATTACAACTCAG GTTGTAACGAGAACGAGGCCGACCACTTGGACCGGGATCAGCAGCCTTACCCGCCCTCGCAGAAGACCAAGCGCATGCGCACCTCCTTCAAGCATCACCAGCTACGGACCATGAAATCCTACTTCGCCATCAACCACAACCCGGACGCCAAGGACCTCAAGCAACTTGCTCAGAAAACGGGCCTGACCAAAAGAGTTCTGCAG GGAGAACAAATCTTGGGGCATTACAGCCAAACATCCCGACGTTTGAAAATTCCCTAA